A single window of Nocardia sp. NBC_01327 DNA harbors:
- a CDS encoding threonine/serine dehydratase: MSDVAQATGSIKRLYRSDVRRARRMLYGQIRKTPVFHTEILGPRGPVPVTLKLEYLQHGGTFKVRGCLNALLQARASGSSVVIASGGNAGIAAALASSLRGLSCTVVVPESAPHTKVAAMWSHGAEVLWHGTTYAEAHRYACQLARERGAMQLHAYDLPEIVAGAGVVGLEIEEQVRGRPPVLVAVGGGGLVAGIAVALGLRGRVIGVEPQGAPTLHAALAAGRPVDVDVSSVASDALGASRIGDIAMEVAQRYAVRSVLVSDDAIVMAREYLWREFRIVVEAAGATALAAIQSGAYVPAPGERPVVVLCGANTDLTTL, translated from the coding sequence GTGAGTGACGTCGCCCAGGCGACCGGGAGTATCAAGCGGCTCTATCGATCCGATGTGCGGCGGGCGCGCCGCATGCTCTACGGGCAGATTCGCAAGACGCCCGTGTTCCATACCGAGATCCTGGGCCCGCGCGGCCCGGTTCCGGTCACCTTGAAGCTCGAATATCTCCAGCACGGCGGCACCTTCAAGGTGCGCGGCTGTCTCAATGCGCTGCTGCAGGCCCGAGCAAGCGGCAGCAGTGTGGTGATCGCCTCCGGCGGCAATGCGGGTATTGCTGCGGCGCTGGCCAGTTCGCTGCGCGGGCTGTCCTGCACGGTGGTGGTGCCGGAGTCGGCGCCGCATACGAAGGTGGCGGCCATGTGGTCGCACGGGGCCGAAGTGCTGTGGCACGGAACGACTTACGCCGAGGCGCACCGCTATGCCTGCCAGCTGGCCAGGGAGCGCGGGGCCATGCAGCTGCACGCCTACGATCTGCCGGAGATCGTGGCCGGTGCGGGCGTGGTCGGACTGGAGATCGAGGAGCAGGTGCGGGGCCGTCCGCCGGTGCTGGTGGCGGTCGGCGGCGGCGGACTGGTCGCCGGGATCGCGGTGGCATTGGGCCTGCGTGGTCGGGTGATCGGGGTGGAACCGCAGGGTGCGCCGACCCTGCACGCCGCGCTGGCGGCGGGGCGTCCGGTGGATGTCGATGTGTCGAGTGTGGCCTCGGATGCGCTGGGCGCCAGCCGGATCGGTGATATCGCCATGGAGGTGGCGCAGCGGTACGCGGTGCGGTCGGTGCTGGTCAGCGATGATGCGATCGTGATGGCGCGCGAATATCTGTGGCGCGAATTCCGGATTGTCGTCGAGGCGGCCGGAGCTACGGCGCTGGCCGCGATTCAAAGTGGCGCGTACGTGCCCGCGCCGGGGGAGCGGCCGGTGGTTGTGCTCTGTGGTGCGAACACCGACTTGACGACGCTCTGA
- a CDS encoding single-stranded DNA-binding protein, with amino-acid sequence MYEANTAVIGRVVTHPTRRELANGEQVLSFRLASTSRRFDQASGDWVDGGTLYLTVSCWRKLVEGVEASLQRGDPIIAYGQLRSNEYTTRDGAERSDLEMRALALGPDLGRCSAPVLRKHFGRSDRPEAPPQPATDADRAGDPATQHS; translated from the coding sequence ATGTACGAGGCGAACACAGCGGTGATCGGTCGGGTGGTCACCCATCCGACACGACGCGAACTGGCGAATGGCGAGCAGGTGCTCAGTTTCCGGCTGGCGAGCACCAGCCGCCGATTCGATCAGGCCAGCGGCGACTGGGTCGACGGCGGGACGCTGTATCTGACCGTCAGCTGCTGGCGCAAACTGGTGGAGGGTGTCGAGGCGTCGCTGCAACGCGGCGATCCGATCATCGCCTACGGTCAACTCCGCTCGAACGAGTACACCACCAGGGATGGTGCGGAGCGCAGTGATCTCGAGATGCGCGCCCTCGCCCTCGGCCCCGACCTGGGCCGTTGCAGCGCCCCGGTGCTGCGCAAACACTTCGGCCGCAGCGACCGCCCCGAGGCGCCGCCGCAGCCTGCCACCGATGCCGACCGCGCCGGAGATCCGGCAACCCAACACAGTTAG
- the ettA gene encoding energy-dependent translational throttle protein EttA has protein sequence MAEFIYQMVKVRKAHGDKVVLDNVTLNFLPGAKIGVVGPNGAGKSSVLKIMAGLDQPNNGEAWLAPGASVGILMQEPELNESKTVRGNVEEGLGEIKVKLDRFNEIAELMATDYSDELMEEMGKLQEDLDHADAWDIDSQLEQAMDALRCPPPDEPVTNLSGGERRRVALCKLLLSQPDLLLLDEPTNHLDAESVLWLEQFLAKYPGAVLAVTHDRYFLDNVAEWILELDRGRTFPYEGNYSTYLEKKAERLEVQGKKDQKLQKRLKEELAWVRSSAKARQAKSKARLTRYDEMAAEADKMRKLDFEEIQIPAGPRLGNVVVEVEHLDKGFGDRQLIKDLSFTLPRNGIVGVIGPNGVGKSTLFKTIVGLEQADSGIVRVGETVKLSYVDQNRSGIDPQKNVWEVVSEGLDFIQVGNQEMPSRAYVSAFGFKGPDQQKKAGVLSGGERNRLNLALTLKQGGNLILLDEPTNDLDVETLGSLENALENFAGCSVVISHDRWFLDRTCTHILAWEGNDDNDAAWFWFEGNFEAYEANKIERMGQEAARPHRVTHRKLTRG, from the coding sequence ATGGCTGAGTTCATTTACCAGATGGTTAAGGTTCGAAAGGCGCATGGCGACAAGGTCGTGCTCGACAATGTGACCTTGAACTTCCTTCCGGGCGCGAAGATCGGTGTCGTCGGCCCGAACGGCGCCGGTAAGTCGAGCGTCCTGAAGATCATGGCGGGACTGGACCAGCCGAATAATGGTGAAGCCTGGCTGGCGCCCGGTGCGAGCGTCGGCATCCTCATGCAGGAGCCGGAACTCAACGAAAGCAAGACAGTTCGCGGCAATGTCGAGGAGGGCCTCGGCGAGATCAAGGTGAAGCTGGATCGCTTCAACGAGATCGCCGAGCTCATGGCGACCGATTACTCCGATGAGCTCATGGAAGAGATGGGCAAGCTGCAGGAGGATCTCGATCACGCCGATGCGTGGGATATCGACTCCCAGCTGGAGCAGGCCATGGACGCGCTGCGCTGCCCGCCGCCGGACGAGCCGGTCACCAACCTCTCCGGTGGTGAGCGCCGCCGCGTCGCGCTGTGCAAGCTGCTGCTGAGCCAGCCCGATCTGCTGCTGCTCGATGAGCCCACCAACCACCTCGACGCCGAATCCGTGCTGTGGCTGGAGCAGTTCCTGGCCAAGTACCCGGGCGCCGTCCTGGCCGTCACTCACGACCGGTACTTCCTCGACAATGTCGCGGAGTGGATCCTCGAGCTCGACCGCGGCCGCACCTTCCCGTACGAGGGCAACTACTCCACCTACCTGGAGAAGAAGGCCGAGCGCCTCGAGGTGCAGGGCAAGAAGGACCAGAAGCTGCAGAAGCGCCTCAAGGAGGAGCTGGCGTGGGTCCGGTCCAGTGCCAAGGCACGTCAGGCCAAGAGCAAGGCGCGTCTGACTCGCTACGACGAGATGGCTGCCGAGGCCGACAAGATGCGCAAGTTGGACTTCGAGGAGATCCAGATCCCGGCCGGCCCGCGTCTGGGCAATGTGGTTGTCGAGGTCGAGCACCTGGACAAGGGCTTCGGCGACCGCCAGCTCATCAAGGATCTGTCGTTCACCCTGCCGCGCAACGGCATTGTCGGCGTCATCGGACCCAACGGTGTGGGTAAGTCGACGCTGTTCAAGACCATTGTCGGCCTCGAGCAGGCGGACAGCGGCATTGTGCGCGTCGGCGAGACGGTCAAGCTGAGCTACGTCGACCAGAACCGCTCCGGCATCGACCCGCAGAAGAATGTGTGGGAGGTGGTTTCCGAGGGTCTGGACTTCATCCAGGTCGGCAATCAGGAAATGCCTTCCCGCGCTTATGTTTCCGCCTTCGGCTTCAAGGGCCCGGATCAGCAGAAGAAGGCCGGTGTGCTCTCCGGTGGTGAGCGCAACCGCCTGAACCTGGCGCTCACCCTCAAGCAGGGCGGCAATCTGATCCTGCTCGATGAGCCCACCAACGACCTCGACGTCGAGACCCTCGGCTCGCTGGAGAACGCGCTGGAGAACTTCGCCGGCTGTTCGGTGGTCATCTCCCACGATCGCTGGTTCCTGGACCGCACCTGCACCCACATCCTGGCGTGGGAGGGCAATGACGACAACGACGCCGCGTGGTTCTGGTTCGAGGGCAACTTCGAGGCCTATGAGGCGAACAAGATCGAGCGGATGGGCCAGGAGGCGGCGCGCCCGCACCGCGTCACCCACCGCAAGCTCACTCGCGGCTAG